The following coding sequences are from one Fusibacter sp. A1 window:
- the mnmH gene encoding tRNA 2-selenouridine(34) synthase MnmH, producing the protein MLKLDMNLPTRNDFDQIVIDRTPIIDVRAPIEFEKGSFPGAVNLPIMDDQDRKVIGTCYKQVGREAAIAMGFKLVSGDIKQNRIMAWNEELNNHPDSIVMCFRGGMRSKITQGWIHESGIHKPLRLEGGYKAFRNHLINATLPENIPMKPIVLGGNTGVGKTILLKQLANAIDLEGLANHRGSSFGGFITPQPSQIAFENALAYELITQKYLGHKQLILELESRNIGKNMLPAPFLEYMSSAEIVSIVLPIETRVEITWQEYVVEALANYTKTFAESGEINWKSDMRNNLMKIKRKLGGDRLQYVLGLFDHACQSTTLDEHKHWIQYLLTTYYDPMYDYQKSKWSRKEVFEGSPEEALQFFTS; encoded by the coding sequence ATGCTTAAATTGGATATGAATCTACCCACTCGAAATGATTTCGACCAAATCGTCATCGACCGCACACCGATCATAGATGTCAGAGCTCCAATTGAATTTGAAAAAGGAAGTTTTCCCGGTGCTGTAAATCTTCCGATCATGGATGATCAGGACAGAAAAGTCATTGGCACCTGCTATAAGCAAGTTGGCAGAGAAGCCGCAATAGCCATGGGATTTAAGCTTGTATCAGGAGATATCAAGCAAAATAGGATTATGGCTTGGAACGAAGAGCTTAACAACCACCCTGACAGTATCGTCATGTGCTTTAGAGGTGGAATGCGTTCTAAGATCACACAGGGTTGGATACATGAGTCAGGAATTCACAAACCGCTACGACTTGAAGGCGGTTATAAAGCTTTCAGAAACCATTTGATAAACGCGACTTTACCAGAAAACATACCGATGAAGCCAATTGTATTAGGTGGCAATACCGGTGTCGGTAAAACGATTCTTTTAAAGCAACTAGCTAACGCGATTGACCTAGAAGGCCTTGCGAACCACAGGGGGTCTTCATTCGGTGGGTTTATCACACCGCAACCTAGTCAGATCGCTTTTGAAAATGCCTTGGCGTATGAACTGATCACACAAAAGTATCTTGGACACAAGCAGCTTATTCTTGAACTCGAAAGTAGAAACATCGGCAAGAACATGCTTCCAGCTCCTTTTTTAGAATACATGTCTTCAGCAGAGATCGTTTCAATAGTATTGCCTATTGAAACCAGAGTTGAGATCACTTGGCAGGAATATGTTGTAGAAGCACTGGCCAATTACACTAAAACCTTCGCTGAGTCAGGCGAAATCAATTGGAAATCGGATATGAGAAACAATCTGATGAAGATTAAGCGTAAATTAGGCGGCGATCGTCTGCAGTATGTCTTAGGGTTGTTCGACCACGCTTGCCAAAGCACTACCCTCGATGAACATAAGCATTGGATCCAATATCTTCTCACTACCTATTATGATCCCATGTATGACTATCAAAAATCAAAATGGTCACGTAAGGAAGTATTCGAAGGTTCACCCGAAGAGGCTTTACAGTTTTTCACCAGCTAA
- a CDS encoding RNA methyltransferase: MTQKQIGVKHPLIKHFLKLKKGSKEYPNSFIAEGAWMIEKLMHSDALVDSLFICEDLLTRSQADLVKSLADKSEHVFLISKKIATQISEKDNGSAILAIITKIGRSLDTILSESERVVILDGLESHGNIGTIFRTCDASKVDAVLIVNEKAKINNHMVIKSSMGGCFHVPWTIVDSVGACEQALKTHGFTTVLATPDAKVDFRHAPTFSKPAVIVGNERYGISTEWDRQSSFQISIPMHGVCDSLNVGVAASIIIYDLSMRKNA, encoded by the coding sequence ATGACGCAAAAGCAAATCGGTGTAAAACATCCACTAATCAAACACTTTCTAAAACTTAAAAAAGGGTCAAAAGAGTATCCAAATAGCTTTATTGCAGAAGGGGCCTGGATGATAGAAAAACTGATGCATTCAGATGCATTAGTCGACAGCCTGTTTATATGCGAAGACCTACTCACAAGGTCACAAGCGGATCTAGTGAAGTCGCTTGCAGATAAATCGGAACATGTATTTCTAATTTCTAAAAAGATCGCAACCCAGATCAGCGAAAAAGATAACGGCTCTGCGATACTGGCGATCATTACAAAGATTGGTCGCTCCTTGGATACGATACTTAGTGAATCGGAACGAGTCGTTATCCTTGACGGACTCGAATCACACGGTAATATCGGAACCATATTCAGGACCTGCGATGCTTCGAAAGTAGATGCTGTTCTTATCGTCAACGAAAAAGCCAAAATCAACAACCATATGGTGATCAAGTCCAGCATGGGGGGCTGTTTCCATGTTCCATGGACTATTGTCGATTCAGTAGGTGCTTGCGAACAAGCGCTAAAGACACATGGCTTCACCACAGTTCTTGCTACTCCTGATGCAAAAGTTGATTTTAGGCATGCTCCGACATTTAGTAAGCCTGCCGTCATCGTCGGCAACGAGCGTTACGGCATTTCAACCGAGTGGGACAGGCAATCTTCCTTTCAGATCAGTATTCCCATGCATGGCGTATGTGATTCCCTTAATGTCGGCGTCGCAGCCTCTATCATCATTTATGACTTGTCCATGAGAAAAAACGCATGA
- a CDS encoding GNAT family N-acetyltransferase, with the protein MIKKTWNQLIEKEKEDVIRYIESCHDNVFNRSRETQIRAIEGMTYGSGDQYFVFFEGDMIIGTVGVILKEVAPQGIAYINELRGTQSTELRKHLVDFAKDMCIKSGAREVKVGLLERHDEFIPQLVEGGFSYVHSLVELNKCNRELYEDAVAIDLLTLDHAEAFATIMTEAFKDSPNGATVTVEDAKKQAEENDLCGVISVDSTAVGAFELTLKDEIGWIDTLAVAPTNQNKGYGKLLFRSVQNYLWEHGAKELKMCVFDTNKIAFDLYLKHGFTRGQLLSKWYSLHPK; encoded by the coding sequence ATGATAAAAAAAACTTGGAATCAACTGATTGAAAAGGAAAAAGAGGATGTGATCCGCTATATCGAATCATGTCATGACAATGTATTCAATAGGTCGAGAGAAACTCAGATAAGAGCGATTGAAGGCATGACCTACGGTAGCGGCGATCAATACTTTGTTTTTTTTGAAGGCGACATGATTATCGGTACTGTCGGTGTCATTCTTAAAGAAGTCGCACCACAAGGTATCGCTTACATAAATGAACTGCGCGGAACACAAAGTACTGAACTCAGAAAACATTTGGTCGACTTTGCAAAAGACATGTGCATTAAGAGCGGTGCCAGAGAAGTGAAGGTAGGGTTACTTGAGAGACATGACGAATTTATCCCACAACTGGTTGAAGGCGGATTTAGCTATGTTCATAGTCTAGTGGAGTTAAATAAGTGCAATAGGGAACTCTATGAGGATGCCGTAGCTATTGACCTTTTAACTCTAGATCACGCAGAGGCTTTTGCGACCATCATGACCGAAGCCTTCAAGGATTCTCCAAACGGGGCTACTGTGACGGTAGAAGACGCTAAAAAGCAAGCTGAGGAAAATGATCTTTGTGGTGTCATTTCAGTTGATTCGACAGCGGTTGGTGCGTTTGAACTGACCCTAAAGGATGAAATCGGCTGGATCGACACCTTGGCGGTCGCTCCCACCAACCAAAACAAGGGCTATGGTAAATTGCTGTTTAGAAGTGTACAGAACTATCTGTGGGAGCACGGAGCAAAGGAACTGAAGATGTGTGTGTTCGATACAAACAAGATTGCTTTCGACCTTTACTTGAAGCATGGATTCACAAGAGGACAATTGCTATCTAAATGGTACTCGTTGCACCCTAAATAG
- a CDS encoding GNAT family N-acetyltransferase: protein MKLEYKKVSLDYLMEYSLVPIHIAVTDYYHIEDTKKLSLDEMELRPVEKPYLKYFDTREDNPFALSDKFDLANWQLIACFDGDRIIGGALLAMDTQGVNMLKGRSDLAVIWDLRVDSNYRGMGIGKRLVDICAAEAKMKKCTEINIECQNTNVRGCNFYNKVAKLYSIKFDAYDDEYAAEAQLIWHIDLNS, encoded by the coding sequence ATGAAACTGGAGTATAAAAAAGTAAGTCTGGACTATCTGATGGAATACTCACTTGTTCCGATACATATCGCAGTGACCGACTATTATCATATTGAGGATACTAAAAAGTTGAGTCTAGATGAGATGGAGCTTAGACCGGTGGAAAAACCGTATTTGAAGTATTTCGATACGAGAGAAGATAATCCATTTGCCCTAAGCGACAAGTTCGATCTTGCAAACTGGCAACTGATCGCCTGCTTTGACGGTGATAGAATCATTGGAGGAGCATTACTGGCTATGGATACGCAGGGTGTTAACATGTTAAAGGGTAGAAGTGATCTTGCGGTGATATGGGATTTGAGAGTCGACAGCAATTATCGAGGTATGGGAATCGGAAAAAGACTTGTTGACATTTGCGCTGCAGAAGCCAAGATGAAAAAATGCACAGAAATCAACATAGAATGCCAGAACACGAATGTTAGAGGCTGCAATTTTTATAATAAGGTGGCTAAACTTTACAGTATCAAGTTTGACGCCTACGATGATGAATATGCAGCGGAAGCCCAATTGATATGGCATATTGATTTGAATAGTTAG
- a CDS encoding M4 family metallopeptidase, whose translation MKKRIYLFILIVCLVVSSFSFAGSSSNGNQAIPVLINGELTDASDDEGAVIVQKYLNEHKSSFKLKENHGFRVKHVEKQNGNTIVRLQQTIDGVPVVGFEQVANIDENGIMTSLAGQLLKEKNVRAGKKINANKAVDIAIGDLTVTPVFEDKPSAKLVYIVDDNGATLAYEIELSYMEPEAGRWFYYVSADKGTVVNKYNKLDTAKPVKPAKPTSGIAVDSSGIDVNGVLRSFKALQSGSLFLLHDKTRGNGIYTYDAANRTRTPGSLWSDYDNYLGAAYDAPAVSAHANASDVYDFYLNVFNRRSYDNNNAKLISSVHYSRNYNNAFWNGSQMVYGDGDGNVFYPLSGALDVVAHELTHAVTEYTCDLIYQNESGAINEALSDIMGTAVEFYYNDDPDYLIGEDISGPGLGAVALRSMADPTIMGDPDHYSVRYTGKQDNGGVHINSSIINKAAYLMAEGGTHYNVRVTGISIEKTADIFYRCMTNYLTASSNFNALKAAAIQSATDLYGGSSAEVTTVIDAFNAVGIQ comes from the coding sequence ATGAAAAAACGAATTTATCTTTTTATTCTAATCGTATGCCTTGTGGTATCAAGTTTTTCATTCGCAGGATCATCTTCGAATGGAAATCAAGCAATTCCTGTACTGATTAATGGAGAACTGACTGACGCATCAGATGATGAGGGCGCAGTTATTGTTCAAAAGTATTTAAACGAGCATAAGTCTTCGTTTAAACTTAAGGAAAATCATGGTTTTAGGGTGAAGCATGTTGAAAAGCAAAACGGAAACACAATCGTCAGACTTCAACAAACAATTGACGGTGTTCCTGTAGTTGGTTTTGAACAAGTTGCGAACATCGACGAAAACGGAATCATGACATCTTTAGCCGGTCAATTACTTAAAGAGAAAAACGTAAGAGCCGGTAAAAAAATCAACGCTAATAAAGCGGTAGATATCGCAATTGGCGATTTAACGGTTACACCTGTATTTGAAGATAAACCTTCTGCGAAACTTGTATATATCGTTGACGATAACGGCGCGACGCTTGCGTACGAGATCGAACTTAGCTACATGGAACCTGAAGCTGGAAGATGGTTCTACTATGTAAGTGCTGATAAGGGTACTGTGGTAAATAAATACAATAAACTGGATACTGCAAAACCTGTTAAGCCTGCTAAACCGACTTCTGGTATTGCAGTAGACAGTAGCGGTATCGATGTGAACGGCGTTTTAAGATCCTTCAAAGCCTTGCAATCAGGTAGCTTGTTCTTACTTCATGACAAAACAAGAGGTAACGGTATCTACACTTATGATGCGGCCAATAGAACAAGAACTCCTGGTAGTCTTTGGTCGGATTATGATAACTACTTAGGCGCGGCTTATGACGCACCAGCTGTGAGCGCTCATGCCAATGCATCTGACGTTTATGATTTTTACTTAAATGTATTTAACAGAAGAAGTTATGACAACAATAATGCAAAATTGATTTCATCGGTCCACTATTCACGTAATTACAACAATGCGTTCTGGAACGGAAGTCAAATGGTATACGGCGACGGCGATGGAAACGTGTTCTATCCTCTATCGGGCGCACTTGATGTTGTCGCTCATGAGTTGACTCATGCGGTTACTGAATACACTTGTGACTTGATTTACCAAAACGAGTCAGGCGCAATCAACGAAGCGCTTTCTGACATCATGGGAACTGCAGTTGAGTTTTACTACAATGACGATCCAGATTACCTGATTGGCGAAGATATTTCTGGTCCTGGACTAGGTGCTGTAGCTCTTAGATCAATGGCTGACCCAACAATCATGGGAGATCCTGATCACTATTCTGTTAGATATACAGGAAAACAAGATAACGGTGGCGTTCATATCAACAGCAGTATCATCAATAAAGCTGCATACTTGATGGCAGAAGGCGGTACTCACTATAACGTGAGAGTAACTGGCATAAGCATCGAAAAAACTGCAGATATATTCTACAGATGTATGACAAACTACCTAACTGCATCTTCAAACTTCAACGCCCTAAAAGCGGCTGCCATTCAATCGGCTACTGACCTTTATGGTGGTTCAAGTGCAGAAGTGACAACGGTTATCGACGCATTCAATGCGGTAGGTATTCAGTAA
- a CDS encoding 2-hydroxycarboxylate transporter family protein: MSVNGAAVREVLLDDQQLGKTQFKIMGISLPLFIVVSLVVLSATFMGVLPKGMIGAFPLMMIIGAILNEVGNRLPIVKDYLGGGPIVVIFGSAALVTYGLLPEASSDIMSNFIKGEGFLSFYIAALITGSILGMDKKLLIRAAVRYFPVILGGVVAALGLAGLVGSLMGYGGKEAILYVALPIMGGGMGAGAVPLSQIFGDALSVDPAEMLSKMVPALALGNAMAIVIAGLLNRLGKKMPSLSGEGKLMINQVAVTEGKQVESAITYKSMGTGLLLATTFFVLGNILAKFIPIHSYALMIIAVALVKMFGLMPKQYEESAAQWFKFVMANFTPALLVGIGVAYTDLNAVINAFSFTYIVLVFFTVLGSVIGSGIVGKFTGFYPIEAAITGGLCMANMGGTGDVAVLSSANRMELMPFAQISSRIGGAFMLLLATAVLNMIF; this comes from the coding sequence ATGAGCGTTAATGGAGCAGCAGTTCGAGAAGTTTTGTTAGATGACCAGCAATTAGGAAAAACCCAGTTTAAGATTATGGGTATTTCGTTACCACTGTTCATCGTCGTTTCACTTGTGGTATTGAGTGCCACATTCATGGGAGTGCTACCTAAAGGAATGATCGGTGCTTTTCCGCTAATGATGATTATCGGGGCTATTTTGAACGAGGTCGGAAATCGTTTGCCGATTGTTAAGGACTATTTGGGTGGTGGACCGATTGTAGTCATCTTCGGTTCGGCAGCACTTGTAACTTATGGATTATTGCCTGAAGCATCAAGTGACATCATGTCGAATTTTATTAAAGGCGAAGGATTTTTAAGCTTTTACATTGCTGCGCTGATTACAGGCAGTATCCTTGGAATGGATAAAAAATTATTGATCCGCGCTGCGGTTAGGTACTTCCCAGTAATTTTAGGTGGTGTCGTTGCGGCACTCGGACTTGCTGGACTGGTAGGATCCTTAATGGGATATGGCGGAAAAGAAGCGATCTTATATGTTGCCTTACCGATTATGGGTGGCGGCATGGGCGCCGGTGCGGTACCTTTGTCTCAGATATTTGGAGACGCGCTTTCTGTTGATCCTGCCGAGATGCTATCCAAAATGGTTCCTGCGCTTGCGCTTGGTAATGCCATGGCGATTGTGATCGCAGGACTTTTGAATCGATTGGGCAAAAAGATGCCTAGCCTAAGCGGCGAGGGTAAACTGATGATCAATCAAGTAGCGGTCACAGAAGGTAAGCAAGTTGAAAGCGCCATTACGTATAAGTCTATGGGAACCGGCTTATTGCTCGCTACTACATTCTTTGTACTTGGAAACATTCTGGCAAAGTTTATTCCAATCCATTCTTATGCCCTTATGATTATAGCGGTTGCACTTGTAAAGATGTTTGGACTTATGCCTAAACAGTATGAGGAAAGTGCAGCGCAGTGGTTTAAATTTGTCATGGCAAACTTTACTCCAGCACTGCTTGTAGGCATAGGTGTCGCCTATACAGACTTGAATGCGGTGATCAATGCATTTTCATTCACCTACATCGTACTCGTTTTCTTTACGGTCTTAGGGTCGGTTATCGGATCTGGAATCGTGGGGAAATTTACTGGATTCTATCCGATAGAAGCAGCGATAACCGGTGGTCTTTGTATGGCCAATATGGGTGGAACAGGTGATGTCGCAGTTTTGTCGTCTGCCAACAGAATGGAACTGATGCCGTTTGCACAGATTTCGTCTAGAATCGGCGGGGCATTCATGTTGCTCCTTGCTACTGCTGTTTTAAATATGATCTTTTAA
- a CDS encoding YcxB family protein: MTINYTLGLDDYIAFNLYHTQNSPLMRRAVLFQRVLPPIAFIIFGTILANIMDLPLMFSVFIYTGLSVIWMLYFPKYFRKSLIKRVTKLLLEKNNMGLFGDYSLTVNEGGITSSGPNQMNEVKWSGIKSLEIAKEHIYLYNSSVSAYILPKVAFTDEAEQQGFVDMIAEKIR, translated from the coding sequence ATGACAATCAACTACACCCTTGGACTGGATGATTATATTGCATTCAATCTGTACCATACCCAAAATTCACCCTTAATGAGAAGGGCGGTACTCTTTCAACGAGTCCTTCCGCCGATAGCTTTTATCATCTTTGGAACGATACTCGCCAATATCATGGATCTGCCACTAATGTTTTCTGTTTTTATCTATACAGGATTATCTGTCATCTGGATGCTTTACTTTCCAAAATATTTTCGCAAGTCCCTTATAAAAAGGGTGACGAAGTTATTGCTTGAAAAGAATAATATGGGATTGTTCGGCGATTATTCACTAACTGTCAACGAAGGTGGAATAACATCTAGTGGACCGAATCAGATGAACGAGGTAAAGTGGTCAGGGATTAAATCATTAGAAATCGCAAAAGAACATATCTATTTGTACAACAGCTCTGTCAGTGCCTATATCTTACCCAAAGTGGCTTTTACCGATGAAGCGGAGCAGCAAGGGTTTGTTGATATGATTGCCGAAAAAATCAGATAG
- a CDS encoding dihydrofolate reductase family protein yields the protein MRKIILNLAISLDGYIADLNGGFDWIKGDGDVKCNTEKSFDFLAFMDNVDTVVMGAKAYEDCGIRDVMNYESKRFIVATSRVLTGEKQVEFVNGDICGHVQLLQEQAGKDIWLFGGAGLTDAFIKKNIIDEYIIGIIPILLGSGRRLFLDDNPTIELHLDECTVQEGITILKYTRRN from the coding sequence ATGAGAAAAATCATTCTTAACTTGGCAATTAGCCTCGACGGCTATATTGCCGATTTGAATGGCGGTTTTGATTGGATCAAGGGGGATGGGGATGTAAAGTGCAATACAGAAAAATCCTTTGATTTCTTAGCTTTCATGGACAATGTCGACACGGTCGTTATGGGGGCCAAAGCCTATGAAGACTGTGGAATAAGGGATGTCATGAATTATGAGTCAAAACGATTCATTGTCGCAACATCCAGAGTCTTGACTGGAGAGAAGCAAGTTGAATTTGTAAATGGAGACATTTGCGGTCATGTGCAGCTACTACAGGAACAGGCAGGAAAAGACATTTGGTTATTCGGTGGAGCGGGGCTTACAGACGCGTTCATAAAAAAGAATATCATCGACGAGTACATCATCGGAATCATTCCAATACTACTTGGAAGCGGACGAAGGCTGTTTCTTGATGATAATCCTACAATTGAGCTGCATTTGGATGAATGCACCGTTCAAGAAGGCATTACAATCCTTAAATACACGAGAAGAAATTAG
- a CDS encoding NADP-dependent malic enzyme, whose translation MDYSKLALELHEEKRGKISISSKVELNDKDDLSIAYTPGVAEPCRKIAEKKDEVYKYTSKGNLVAIVSDGTAVLGLGDIGPEAALPVMEGKAVLFKKFADVDAFPMCIETKDVDEIVDLVKKIAPTFGGINLEDISAPRCIEIEERLKKELDIPVFHDDQHGTAIVVVAGLVNALKVVKKEWKDVRVVINGPGAAGSAITKMVLNMGAKDILVCGKEGILHRGDETHDVLRTSLAEMTNIHNVKGDLALALSGADVFIGVSAPDVVTKEMITSMNSGAVVFAMANPIPEIMPDLAKEAGAVVVGSGRSDFANQVNNVLAFPGIFRGALDVRASDINEEMKIAAALAIADIISEVELSSEYIIPNPLDPRVVERVSKAVAKAARETGVARI comes from the coding sequence ATGGATTATTCGAAGCTGGCATTGGAACTTCATGAAGAAAAAAGGGGGAAAATATCAATTAGTTCAAAAGTAGAGCTAAATGATAAGGATGATTTAAGTATCGCTTATACACCTGGTGTGGCAGAACCATGCAGGAAAATTGCTGAAAAAAAAGACGAGGTATATAAGTACACCTCAAAAGGGAATCTGGTGGCGATTGTATCGGATGGTACAGCGGTACTCGGTCTTGGTGATATTGGACCAGAAGCCGCGCTGCCTGTAATGGAAGGCAAGGCGGTACTGTTTAAGAAGTTTGCAGATGTAGACGCGTTCCCCATGTGCATTGAGACGAAAGATGTAGATGAGATTGTCGATCTTGTAAAGAAAATCGCGCCGACATTCGGTGGAATCAATCTTGAGGATATCTCGGCTCCGCGATGTATTGAAATTGAAGAACGGTTAAAGAAAGAACTTGATATTCCAGTATTCCATGACGACCAGCACGGTACAGCGATCGTAGTGGTTGCGGGTCTTGTCAATGCGCTTAAAGTGGTAAAAAAGGAATGGAAGGATGTCCGAGTGGTGATAAACGGACCTGGCGCTGCCGGATCGGCTATCACAAAAATGGTACTCAATATGGGTGCTAAGGATATTCTTGTGTGCGGTAAAGAAGGTATTCTACATAGGGGTGATGAAACCCACGACGTATTAAGAACAAGCTTGGCTGAGATGACCAACATACACAATGTAAAGGGTGACTTGGCTTTGGCCTTGTCGGGTGCTGATGTATTCATAGGCGTATCTGCTCCTGATGTTGTGACCAAGGAAATGATCACTAGCATGAATAGCGGTGCTGTTGTATTCGCAATGGCGAATCCTATACCAGAAATCATGCCAGATCTTGCAAAAGAGGCAGGTGCTGTAGTCGTTGGTTCCGGCAGATCCGATTTTGCAAATCAGGTGAACAATGTCTTGGCTTTTCCTGGAATATTCAGAGGTGCCCTAGATGTTCGCGCAAGCGATATCAACGAAGAAATGAAAATAGCAGCAGCGTTAGCAATAGCAGATATCATCTCAGAGGTGGAGTTGTCGTCAGAATATATCATACCAAATCCACTGGATCCAAGAGTTGTTGAACGGGTATCGAAGGCAGTAGCAAAAGCTGCACGAGAAACGGGAGTCGCAAGAATTTAG
- a CDS encoding putative RNA methyltransferase translates to MMGSDRMGMWCPSCLGKLIENSAEKRYECSNGHRFDIAKQGYVNLLMSNQKGSKEPGDGIEMIKARNSFLSKDLYFEVAEKTNEVIEECVVEPNANGVTSILDIGCGEGYYLDKLIRHFETKNITGEYYGMDISKHAVKIASKKNHAATWLVGNNFFIPFENESLNILLSVFSPIKMEECERVLKDQGYFVRLLPNPDHLIELREIIYAQIDDKEKPSYEIEGEKLKLDKEENINYQISLDQEGIQELLLMTPHYWKTSKVTQARLAEYESLDVTVAMKILVFKKNC, encoded by the coding sequence ATGATGGGAAGTGATCGAATGGGTATGTGGTGTCCTAGTTGTTTGGGTAAGCTTATTGAGAACAGTGCTGAAAAGCGATATGAATGTTCGAATGGACATAGGTTTGATATTGCTAAGCAAGGGTATGTCAATTTGCTGATGAGTAATCAGAAGGGTAGTAAGGAACCTGGTGATGGCATTGAAATGATCAAGGCGAGAAACTCATTTTTGTCCAAGGACTTGTACTTTGAAGTAGCAGAAAAAACCAATGAAGTGATTGAAGAATGTGTGGTAGAGCCTAATGCAAATGGGGTGACCTCTATTTTGGATATTGGCTGTGGTGAAGGTTATTATCTTGACAAACTTATCAGGCATTTTGAGACGAAAAATATTACTGGTGAGTATTATGGAATGGATATTTCAAAACATGCTGTTAAGATCGCAAGCAAAAAGAACCATGCAGCGACTTGGCTTGTCGGCAACAATTTCTTCATACCATTTGAGAACGAATCACTGAATATTCTATTGTCGGTATTCAGTCCGATAAAAATGGAAGAATGCGAAAGAGTCTTGAAGGATCAGGGCTATTTTGTGAGATTGCTTCCAAATCCAGACCATTTGATTGAACTTAGAGAAATCATCTATGCCCAAATCGATGATAAGGAAAAGCCGAGTTATGAGATTGAAGGCGAGAAGCTAAAATTAGACAAAGAAGAAAACATCAACTATCAAATAAGTCTTGATCAAGAAGGCATTCAAGAACTCCTGTTGATGACGCCTCACTACTGGAAGACATCCAAAGTAACACAAGCGCGACTAGCTGAATATGAGTCATTAGACGTAACAGTTGCGATGAAGATATTGGTCTTTAAAAAGAACTGTTAA
- the selD gene encoding selenide, water dikinase SelD yields the protein MNPIKLTEYSHGAGCGCKLPLSVLNSIIKSSRDTSDFPRLLVGNGSNDDAAAFDLGNGTSVLSTTDFFMPIVDDPYTFGRIAATNAISDIYAMGGTPLMAIAIFGWPVDKLPAEVASQVIDGGRATCLAAGIPLAGGHSIDSPEPIFGLAVTGIVDNKQLKRNNQAEPDCHIFITKPIGIGILTTAQKRKKIEDGHIEHAIDAMCTLNSVGKAFSSIEGVVALTDVTGFGLLGHLSEICEASKVSATVEFDKVPLLPNTRYYQAMGCVPGGTKKNFVSYGHHLSEMPEDYKDILCDAQTSGGLLAIVKEDALDQFLEAALEHGLELTSIGKTTEPKKPLITVI from the coding sequence ATGAATCCAATAAAACTTACAGAATACTCACACGGCGCCGGATGCGGCTGTAAATTACCCTTATCCGTACTCAACAGCATCATAAAATCGTCACGCGATACATCAGATTTTCCTAGACTCCTGGTTGGAAACGGATCCAATGATGACGCGGCTGCCTTTGATCTTGGTAACGGAACATCTGTTTTAAGTACAACTGACTTTTTTATGCCTATTGTAGATGATCCCTATACCTTCGGTAGAATCGCTGCGACAAACGCGATAAGCGATATCTATGCAATGGGTGGTACTCCACTAATGGCGATCGCTATCTTTGGATGGCCCGTAGACAAACTACCCGCAGAAGTCGCAAGTCAGGTCATCGATGGCGGTAGAGCGACGTGCCTTGCAGCAGGCATTCCACTTGCAGGCGGTCATTCCATCGACTCGCCAGAACCGATTTTCGGTTTGGCGGTTACAGGTATTGTCGACAACAAGCAGCTAAAAAGAAACAATCAGGCTGAGCCTGACTGCCATATTTTTATCACCAAGCCTATCGGGATCGGCATTCTGACGACCGCTCAAAAACGCAAAAAAATTGAAGACGGCCATATCGAGCATGCGATCGACGCGATGTGTACGCTTAACTCAGTCGGAAAAGCATTCTCATCTATCGAAGGTGTCGTTGCCCTTACTGATGTCACCGGTTTTGGTCTGCTCGGACACCTATCAGAAATATGTGAAGCAAGCAAGGTTTCTGCGACCGTAGAATTCGACAAAGTTCCTTTACTGCCGAATACACGATACTATCAAGCGATGGGTTGTGTCCCAGGAGGCACGAAGAAGAATTTTGTCAGTTACGGTCATCATTTATCCGAAATGCCAGAAGACTATAAAGATATCTTATGTGATGCTCAAACATCCGGTGGACTACTGGCTATAGTGAAAGAGGATGCTTTGGACCAATTTTTAGAAGCTGCCTTAGAACACGGACTGGAACTAACTTCTATCGGAAAAACAACAGAACCGAAAAAACCTTTGATTACGGTGATCTAA